The segment CTTTTTATCACAGTTTTAACCAGAACATGTCGACCAAAGTGGCACCAGAATTGTTGAAAGATGTGCGGGCAGAACACCAGCTGACCCATGTGGCCACGGAAGAGAAGAACCCCTTACCCTCAGCTGAAGGTAGGCGTCTATCTAGTATCCTAGTTAAATCATTCAACATAATccgtacatgtatacatgtatatgcattacTTTCTCTACTGTCAGAATTTTATGTGTGTAAACTTCTGTTAACCTTTTGATACATAAGTTGTTATATCAATATTGTCTACTTAATGCCAGGTTTGTTAAGGGTGGTGACCGTTGAAATTTAgctaaaaaaaatgttcttttttttttcttccttttttttAGTTGTTGTATAAAtcaagaaagaaagaaattgtaaGCAAAAACAAGTTTTCTTTGACAAGAAGTTTTTTGTGTACTTGCGGAAGATGGAAAACACACTTGTGTATACTTGTTTGATTTCGAGAGGAAGGCTTAAATGCATCATGTACAACCTAACAGGGCTCATTTTGGGGAAACCAGAGATGGTATTATCTACGTAATCTTTTGCAATGTAGCAGGGAATTTATTGTTATGTAATAGTATTAGGGGAGTTAAGAGATTTGTCATGACTGAGAGCTACAACAACCTTTGGAAGATGATTAAAGTTCTTTAATTGGGGTTCATTGCAGGCTGGTTTGTTTCACTAATTACCAGTGCATGGTTATAAAAGGGGCATTGTGATGGTGAAATTTTCACCTGAGCCAGGTAGAGCAGGTAGAGATGGCTCAACACTATGTCTCACCTGCCTGACAGGAGGTGGTTCTTTATGTCATACAGGTGTGAATGTAATGGACAGTACTAGCTTCACCTGCCAAGATTTTTCTCTCACAGTTTCTCTACCATTCTTGatagtataaaaatatgtaaatacaaaaagtataaattttattttaattcgaCACACTAAGGCTTTGTCAAATTGTAACCCCCTCTCTCCTCTGAATAACACATTCCCTGATGGAGACTTTCAGCTCAACATTTGCGTCCCATCAGAAGAAATTTTAAGCATCACAAACTGAAATGCATTATTTACTGGAGAAATATTACATAACTCTAACCAAAGAGTCGGTGTTTTAATTTCCGTCATAAGAAAGTTTGATTAAATTAGCTGCCTACACGAATTAAGGACTGTGTCTGGAGTTGAAAATGAATGATGTTCTTCATGTCcaaaaattcctatatttaCGAAACTAAGAATGGAAATATCTGGGCCCTTGTGAatcattgtcatattgaggcGATAATTAAAAAttccttgtatatatattagcGAACCAAGAGTGGAAATACCTGGGTCCTTGTGAatcattgtcatattgaggcGACAAGTAAaaattccctatatatatatctatatattttagcaaaccaaaaatggaaatatatctGGGCCCTTGTGAACCATTGTCATATTGAGGCGATAATTAAAAACTCCATACCGggtatatacatttgtatattagcAAACCATGGAAATATCTGGGTCCTTGTTAACTATAGTCATATTGAGGCAATAATTGTTCATAAGGAAATACAGGGCAGTGAACAAGATCAGGTGGAATTTGTCCCACAAGGCCCAGCCATGCTAACACACCAGTTTACAATGAGAACAGGATTTATTCTTTTCTATGAAAGAAAGCGGGAAGAAGAAGACCTCTGTCACTATGAAAGTTTCAATCTAACAATTCTAATCTTCTTCAAGGATAGACAAAGTCATATTTCCTCGTTTTAGTTTATTAATTGTAAACAGTTCCCTGTGCAGGTCACACTCAATTTCTATGTTGGTTAATATGTTGTTATCACCACATTCGTAACCTTGTTGTTTGAACAAACAGATCGGTTATTGCCTTTGACAGAGATACTTTTAAATTCGCTGACCCTATGACTGTTTACCGCTGGCTGTATCTGCCCACTCAAATCCCCTAGATCGATTTTATACAATGATCATAAAAACTGTTAAACTTTGTAGAGATTTCCGTTTTGTCTAAATCCTTTTAAAAAACTTACAGGAAATATGAATTATcatttataaatgtataatattgtctttttaaacataacaaaattgtcaaacatcagatttgtaaacatgcaATTTATTAATGTACTAAGCTATAAGTGTTTGCACCAGCTGTGTTCATCACATAAATCTTATAATCTTTTTTTGTTTCTAACAAAAATTTCTTTTCTGCATTCAATTCATCCCTGGGGGTGCCTCTGTTGTAAAGAGTGAAGTAGTGCTGTAATTCAGCAAAATATTCCAAATATGAGCAGCCATCATCGTGTTAGGCGAGAGTAATTCGAGGGCAAGAGGGTGTGCTACATATTTCAAATCTTTGGCTATAGTGTCTGTCATTGTCGTACATGAACTGTACATTATTGTAACCTATAGTGATATCCCAGTACTTAGTGTAGATCTCGTCTCTCTGTTTATTAACAAAGGATGCCCTCGTTCAGTCATTTCATGCTTCAACAAGTGTGTCATTTCAAGGACATTAATTATcagaatttatatataactCGGTTCAGACACTTTCAAATAGCTCAGAAAGCAGCTATTCGTATAATACTAAAAAGAAAAACCCCATACAATAGCTTTGTTCTGCATCATTTAATACTGTGTCTACTATATATCAAAGTTTAGCTGTTTTATGACCTTACTGAGTACAGAAACTGAAATCCAGTGATTgttcatttgataatttgtctctaatgctacatgtacacatgtaatatagaTTTATTTGTTGAGAGGGAAGGTGTTTGATTTTATCTGTCTCATGGTGTAAATCTTTATTGCTACATTGCAAATGGCCTGATGATGTTAAATGATTTCTAGATGTGATATGAGCTAGATGGAAAAGAAGATAATTTAGTCATCCAGATGTTTGATAGCTTGTAGCATTTATTCATTGTGAGGAACTGTCTAGTCGTCAGTATAACAGAAGTTAGATAGCTTACAGTAGCATTTATTCACTGTTAGGAACTGTCTAGCTGTCAGTATAGATGGACACGATCTTTTAAAACTTAGCTTTGAAAGGATACAATAGCATTTAGCTACAGAATGATGCTGATAGGCTAGTGAAATATAGTTTCACATATAAAAAATCTTTAGCTGTTGCTACAAATTCTAATGTCCTATTAAAATAGATATTTCTATCTCATTGCAGTTATGTTAGCTATAAACAATGATAGAACAGTCAAATTTCGTTATCTCGAACTTGATGAGGCAGAGAAAAACTTTTGGATATCGGAGGGTTCGAGATGTTGAggtttaaagaaaatgtagttgggacCTCCAAGTTCCAACTCAACATATATATCCATCATGTCCCTAGTGTTCGTGATATTGATGTTCGAGATACCACAGTTCAACTGTGTATGTGTGCTCTGTGTAGTTATGTCAGCTATACAATGATGTCTATTTTGTGCTATTCTCTGTACATAAAGTAAGCTATGAGGCTGTTTCTGTAGCATTGCAGCAAGAAAAATCTCATCAGGAACTACTCCAAAATGTCGAGACATTTGACTCGCTCCAACTACAACACATCCGCACCAAGGAGCGCGTCATGCTCCCCGACTCAAGCAGTGAGTTGACGAGTCCTGTAGTGAGTGTATAGGCGTGTAACTAACGGTGTGATATTCTGGAGTGTAGGACTATGTAATCTCAGACTTTGTAGCTCTGTACTCTCGCAGAATTTTCTGTGTGTAATCATTTCTCCACTGGTAGCCAGAGACACTGATTTCAGCACTATCTAGAATACATATTATATTCCCCCTATTTCAGAATGGCTGTgttatttattaaatgtaataAAGAAATCATAATACTATTATGTATCCAGACTATTTCATTCTAAAGAAATTTAATACTGTACATCTTTAtgactttttctttcttgttcAGAAATTTCCATAGTATGTGTATTAACTAGAGTTATATGCTATTAAGTAGTATTTCCTCATTGCTCTTTcttttataacaaatattttcttcacttacatgtcaaaataaaaacaagttcTCATGCAATTTAGGAGGAAAAAATCAGGAAGAGACTGCTTGAGGCTGTGTTGAGGAACTGTgtaaatggcttgatattcagaTTTAATTTATGTATCAAACATACGAGGAATGCTTGCCTgttttaaatttatataaaatccaaactgtttttttttatacttaggtgataaaatgaattgaaattaagTGGTAAAATGAATCATGAATTTAGGTAGCAAAACTtcttaaaaatgtatttgaaatagaaGCATGATAGCAATTAGTCCTTAATAGAATTTTTCATTAAGAAAGTTAGATTCTTAAGAGTTAATATGGTCAAAGGTAATATGATAAATttgaagagagagaaaaaaatcacaaaacttgGATGAATCTTGCAACATCGATATAGAAGTATCGTTACACATGTGGTTTGCTTATACTGTGCTTTTGTTTTTTGCTGTGATTTCACAGATttgacattttgcaaattttcgACTTTCATGGTACAATAGAAAAAGTAACTATTTAAATAAGATATGTGATTTTCATGAAGCAATAGGAGGATTCTCTTTGCATGTGCATGTgtaaaatgaagaatgatcTTAAATTTCAAATTGGAATGATTAATTTCACACTAGCTTTGCTTTACACAGCTTTCATGTTCTGCTTGCATTGCTGAAATCTTTGTAGTGTTACTAGAAGAAAAATCTCGAGAGCGTCATCTGAATAAAATTAGCGAGTTTCCTCGAAGTGAATTGCGGCCCACCGACCCACAGGAGAAAGTTGTCCTTCCCGATATCATCAGTAGGTTTCTACTCAAACAAAGAGTTAACCAGAGTGTTAAAACCCCAGTTAAAACCATTAACACCTAAGTTAACTAGATTTGTTCTCTGTAGAGAAAACCACTAACACCTAAGTTAACTAGATTTGTTTTCTGTAGATAAAACCACTAACACCTAAGTTATCTAGATTTGTATTCTGCAGATAATGTTAACTAGTTTGTTTTCTGCAGATAAAAACACTAACACCTTAGTTAACTAGATTTGAATTCTGCAGAAAAAACCCAATAACACCTAAGTTAACTAGATTTGTTCTCTGTAGAGAAAACCACTAACACCTAAGTTAACTAGATTTGTTTTCTGCAGAGAAAACCTCTAACATCTAAGTTAACTAGATTTGTTTTCTGCAGAGAAAACCACTAACATCTAAGTTAACTAGATTTGTTCTCTGTAGAGAAAACCACTAATACCTTAGTTAACTAGATTTGTTCTCTGTAGAGAAAACCACTAACATCTAAGTTAACTAGATTTGTTCTCTGTAGAGAAAACCACTAACACCTAAGTTAACTAGATTTGTTAGTAACACTAGAGAGATTATTAAATATGCAACAACACCGAAGCATTTTGTAACACAGAGGGCATTAAGTAACACCAGATTCGTTTTTGTGTTTTTAATGAATGTTATGATGATGTAGAAGTAAATTGTAATGACTTAAAACTGACTTTTCTGCATGAGCTCCTTATACACATGAAGGTTTTAGTTCAAGTACCATCAACTCCTACACTTGTTCATGTTTTAACAGAGAGGAAATTGTTCTGTATATTGTATAACCTTCATATTATCATCATGgatacaatttttttaaaatctgccATGGTGTTACTAGAGGTTGTTGTCCTTCTGTTCAGAGTGTGATCGACTCAGCGGACATTTTACTAGAAAGTAAATCTGTCATAAAGTTGGATAGCTTAATAGCTTGGTAGAAATGGAATTGCAAAACACATGCTGCAATGTAACAAGTTGACAGCGAGTGTGTTGTAAATATGCATGTAACTGCAGAGTATATGTGTGGGACGAGGGCGATGAATCAGGGGATTTATTGATATGAATCTTTTATCAGTTGTCTATATGTAGAATTTTTGCCATGGGTCTATTGTAACATCTAGTACATGAAGAGCTGCATTgtaagggggagggggagggatGAAGCAATGTGATCTTTCTTTttaattatctttctttcattttctgaACAATGCTGCAATGAGTCATTCACATCATAAATGTACGTTGTTTAATTTACTGAAGGCAAAGTCTGACGACTCACCTGAGGTCTCGATTTAACATCATTTAGCTCACCTAGCCGTTGAGTTTAGTGCATTTTCTGATTCCTTTACTTCACCTGGCCGTTGAGTGTAGTGAATTTTCTGATTCCTTTACTTTACCTGGCCGCTGAGTGTAGTGAATTTTCTGATTCCTTTACATCACCTGGCCGCTGAGTGTAGTGAATTTTCTGATTCCAGTTTTTTGTTggtttgtttatataattatatgtttgttaataaattatttatgtctTCTCCTCCAGAATATTGGTAACAATTTCCAACATTCACTAACcattcaagtacatgtatagcaaGGTAAAGGAAACTCGTGTGTGTTCTAAGAGTCACCACATTGCAGAAGGAGATCATTTTAAACACAATTGCAAGTAATGTGGGGTCAGTTAAGAATCTCAAGCCACAAATAGACCAAAGTTAATTGATTGAGTGATGGACAGAATATCAGGAAACAAGGCCACCTGAGGTTATTGCAGGGTGCAAGGTTCACTTCCATGCAGCAATCGAGGACAGGCATGCACTTCCCGATAAGTCATACTTCCATACTTCCCAATAAGGCATTACTTCCCAATAAATAGTCAATATGAACCTTTTTTATTTCCCCATAATTGAAGATTTaggggcatatagtgtttagtCTGTCTGTTTGTCAACAAAACCTTTAACCTTTGAACCTTTAACCTTTGTTATAACTTTCATTGAGGTAAGCAGGGGTGAATTATCACAATATTGAGCTCAAGTTGTCCCTTGTTCCACATATAGTGTGGGTGTTTGTTGCTCAGTAAAAGCCCAGGTACTCTTTATAGCACTGTAcagtgaaaaatatcaaaatgttaataACTAGCATGAGAAACATCTTGTTCATCAGTGGGGCTGAGAAAAAAAACACAGAGGTATTAGGGGATTCTCAATATTGTGGTCAAAATACGAAAAGAAAATGTTGTTTGGACCTCTAACTCGCTTCAACCTATCAATGGTATATGAGATATCAATGTTCAAGATACtaaagttcaactgtattttgattgattgatttgctgttttctgccacactcaacaatttttcagttatctggtggcgcccagtttttttattggtggaagagagaacccagatacaatgtacctgggaagagaccaccgaccttccgaaagtaaacatGGAGGCCTTCAACTGTATTTTGAAAGAAGATACTTGATTACAacagtttaaaagaaaatgcaTAAATGAGCATCAGTTATATATTCTCAATTTTCTTGAGACATTTTTACCTATATGTTTAACTCGACAGTTGATTAGAATGTTAGGCTGCCAATCTCTGGATTTATGACCACGAGTTCAATACCAGCAGGGGGGTTCAATTCTTGGTGATTTCACACTGAAATTGCACTCTTCACAAAATAAGattgatatcaatttttttttagaattaccATCATGTGATTACACATACTTCCATTACAATTTCCCTGATCCAGTGAGGTTTGCCATACTTCTGTGAGGTTTCCTTGTATTACACGGGTTGACTCTTAATTGTCTCACCTTCATTCCAGGGTTTTAAGGATGACTACAACATCCAAAATTTTAAGTAGGCATGCAGATGTATATTGTATAGTAGAAATATTGACCAATATTGTTGCATATCTaggttacatatatatgtagttcaaagatatttaaaaatttacacAGTTGTacaaccatatatatatatatatatatatatatatatatatatatatacatgtgtgtatatatatatatatatatatatatatatatatatatatatatatatatattagatgtATTCTTTTCATCAACcgtttttcatttatataaattaacaaatatagTCAAAGGTTCTGAAGAGTTTTTTGGGAGTTTTGTGGTGTTTCACAGTTTATGATCAGatggtttgtttttttgtgtTACAGTAATCGTTGACAGCCCTATTGTACTACGATTATCTGTGCGTTTTTAATCGGCTATACTTTTTTACTTTGTATATAGCGATCGCCGTTTTACAGTAATCGTTGACAGCCCTATTGTACTACAATTATCTGTGCGTTTTTAATCGGCTATACTTTTTTACTTTGTATATAGCGATCGCCATTTTACAGTAATCGTTGACAGCCCTATTGTACTACAATTATCTGTGCGTTTTTAATCGGCTattctttttactttttatataGAAATCGCCGTTTTACAGTTATTGATGACAGTCCTCTGATACATGTACTACGATTATCAATGCATTTTTAATCGtttgttctttttttcttcGATTATggcaatttttgttttacagtGATCAATTACAGCcctatgatacatgtactacgATTATCCGTGCAATTTTAATCAGTCATTCTTTTTTCTTCGTTTATAGCGATCGCAAAGGAGAAAACAGAGGAAGAGCTGAAGAGTGGGATTGAACGGTTCAACAAAGAGAAACTAAAGCACCAGGAAACCGAGGAGAAGAACCCTCTCCCTGACCAAGACGGTACGCTTTCTCAGTGTGGGCGTGTCTACATACATGTGCAGTATGTTTACATTTGTGGGCGTGTCTACATACATGTGCAGTATGTTTACATTTGTGGGCGTGTCTACATACATGTGGAGTATGTTTACATTTGTGGGCGTGTCTACATACATGTGCAGTATGTTTACATTTGTGGGCGTGTCTacatacaagttcagtttgtttacatgtgtggGCGTGTCTACATACATGTGCAGTATGTTAACGTGTGTCTACATACATGTGCAGTATGTTAACATGTGTGGGCATGTCTACATACATGTGCAGTATGTTAACATGTGGGTGTGTCTACATACATGTGTGGGTGTGTCTACATACATGTGTGGGTGTGTCTACATACATGTGTGGGTGTGTCTACATACATGTGTAGAATGTACACATGGAGTACATTTATTCCCACAAAATCCCTACTAActatagtttatttttaatgttttaattgaCTTGGTACTGCACTTCATATTTGTGAAAATCACAGTCGCATAAATATTTCACTCTTTTAAGTTTGAATGGCGAATTTAGTTTAtgtttctttgataaaagttaTGAGGGGTGTCAGGGTGGCagaatttttcttttatcatttccttGCAAATAATGTTCGGAATCCCTATATTTGAAAAGCTTTTGACAAATCTTCTAAAGACCTTTAAGAAACCAATTCGTCAAATTGATAAGATGGCATATTCATGCAGCGTAAAAACTAATGTGTATAATGTGACCCCCAAGGTGAGCCATGATAAAATATTCACTCTATCAGTGTGAGTCGTTATCTCTGTGGAAGTGATTCAGGTGAGAGCATTACTGTGAAATCATTAGATTTTTAGGGGGTACCCCTATCCAACAAATTTAATACCACAACAAATGCACACTTCATATAATGTTTCAAGGTATGGAAAGCCTATCTACGCAATGACAGCTCCCTACAAGTTTAAGTGATATCCCACAGTATGCTCCATAGGGTTCTTTTACTGTGATCCATTTCAGTGCACTCATTTTAAATGATTACATGTTGATATAATATTGAAACATGCAAtatcttaaatatatatatatgaaccaaatgtattcggggggggggggggggggggggggggggggggcattataATCCTGTTAGGACAGCTATAGTTTAAATTCATGGAAATTATTTGTTAAAATTTGTCCAAGAAACTGTTGGCCCCTTCTCCCACGTAAAATTTGTCTTTATAGGCCAGTGATGTTTGTTTATTCATAACTTTAATGCACAGTTCAAACACATACATCATCTAGGAGCCCTAGAACCATGTAACAGAATGGACATTAATTGCTAGGGATTGTTAGATAAGTCATTGTTTCACTCTGGATCAGGTTTTTAACTATCCGTTGGATCTTCTCACTAGATTTGATTTCCTGTTTAAATTTGTCACACTCGTGAGTTTTAACATGTACATCTGTGTTTGTTTATGCAATAAACTTACGAGTTTTCACCGATATCTCATTCACCCTCCTACAGTAATTATCAGATGTAGGACTAAGTAATGAAGTTAGGGGTGATTAACCAAGTTATAGCTGATAGTACGACAATGTGGACATTATTAAAGCGGTGACAATTCAGGTATACAGGGATATGTACTAACAGGGATCAAGTACAACGAGAAAGTTAGTAGGAAGGAAGTGGTGTACGAAATTTCTCACGAATTAAAGGAAGCAAAGTTAGAGGCTTCCTGTAGATGTTACATCTTAGTCCTCTAAAGTAACTCATAACCACCATAACAATAGATCTCAAAGTATAAAGTCATATCCACCCTAACAATAGATCTCAAAGTATTAACTCATAACCACCCTAACAATAGATCTCAAAGTATTAAGTCATAACCACCCTAACAATAGATCTCAAAGTATTAAGTCATAACCACCCTAACAATAGATCTCAAAGTATTAAGTCATAACCACCCTAACAATAGATCTCAAAGTATTAAGTCATAACTACCCTAACAATAGATCCCAAAGTATTAACTCATAACCACCCTAACAATAGATCTCAAAGTATTAAGTCTGTTTTTCTTGCCACATCTGATTTGGCAAAATTTCAGTTTTCGTTAAGTTAGTATTTGGTAAatgcattaaaatcaacaattctAAAGCAGATATTTTGAACTGTTATTGATCGATCAAAAGTTGATCTGACAATTTCCTAATGTAGCCATTGACACGGAAAAGAAGCATCAGGAGGTCACGAATGGAATACAGAACTTCCCCAGGTCCAAATTACGACGGGCCAACACTGAGGAGAAAATAACCCTCCCGAGTTCGGAAGGTAGCTTCAATCTGACGCATGTTGGCCACCGCCTCTCTTTCAGATTCTGTTGCTCTGGGAATTTTGTTTATTCTCCATTGTAGTTGATACTCTCACAGTTATATACACGTAATGTAGCTGATATGTAGCTGATGATAAACTGTATAGCATTCACTATTATAAAGTCTAGAGGGAGATGTCATTGTAGACCGAAGGGTTAATTCTG is part of the Ostrea edulis chromosome 2, xbOstEdul1.1, whole genome shotgun sequence genome and harbors:
- the LOC125678214 gene encoding uncharacterized protein LOC125678214 isoform X3; translation: MSHHFNQNMSTKVAPELLKDVRAEHQLTHVATEEKNPLPSAEALQQEKSHQELLQNVETFDSLQLQHIRTKERVMLPDSSMLLEEKSRERHLNKISEFPRSELRPTDPQEKVVLPDIITIAKEKTEEELKSGIERFNKEKLKHQETEEKNPLPDQDAIDTEKKHQEVTNGIQNFPRSKLRRANTEEKITLPSSEVIQQEKREVNIRKSLTEFEKGNLKHVATEEKNPLPDASVIGLEKKEAELRSEISDFDKSKLVHADTQEKNPLPPAEAIQMEKTIEEHKKGIENFKKDDLKHAETQIRARLPSKEDIAQEKASGDK
- the LOC125678214 gene encoding involucrin-like isoform X1; the protein is MSHHFNQNMSTKVAPELLKDVRAEHQLTHVATEEKNPLPSAEALQQEKSHQELLQNVETFDSLQLQHIRTKERVMLPDSSMLLEEKSRERHLNKISEFPRSELRPTDPQEKVVLPDIITIAKEKTEEELKSGIERFNKEKLKHQETEEKNPLPDQDAIDTEKKHQEVTNGIQNFPRSKLRRANTEEKITLPSSEVIQQEKREVNIRKSLTEFEKGNLKHVATEEKNPLPDASVIGQERKEKELRLSISEFDKAQLAHVETQEVNSLPPQEVIGLEKKEAELRSEISDFDKSKLVHADTQEKNPLPPAEAIQMEKTIEEHKKGIENFKKDDLKHAETQIRARLPSKEDIAQEKASGDK